In Sedimentibacter sp. MB31-C6, one genomic interval encodes:
- a CDS encoding FAD-dependent oxidoreductase: MVYPRNSYWHETATNKKETKYDKKDLIDKKYDLLIIGAGLTGLNTAYLLRNSGYKIAIIEGTNLGYGVSGYTTAKITVQHNLIYDYLINSFSIDEARQYLKANVEGLNLIKNIITENNIQCDYKEQTAYVYTTKENELKILKAELEAYKLLNIDGFYTEDAPLPVKPLGAIGIKNQGQFNPLKYLYSLYNILLDYCEIYENIRAISIEPHSDYHVVKTEEGNIYANKIVVTTHYPFEDNMGLFFLRLYQEKSYVIAAKTDSASFEGMYINPTDPIYSMKYHYDNNDNILILSGANHRAGAKDNEENAYKELETFLKNNFKNPQILSKWSTQDCITYDKIPYIGRYSDNIENIYVATGFKKWGMTHSAAAALILSNKILNIDDDYSEIYNPSRITPLLSSKEFLSSSMYIASGFLKRIKPVPENLFEIEKEKGKIINYNGRKVGVYKNERGELFCINPVCKHMKCGVSFNEAEKTWDCECHGSRFDIRGNILEGPSVYPLDKIKIEKN, translated from the coding sequence ATGGTATATCCAAGAAATTCATATTGGCATGAAACTGCTACTAATAAAAAGGAAACAAAATATGATAAAAAAGATTTGATAGACAAAAAATATGATTTGCTTATAATAGGTGCAGGTTTAACAGGTTTAAATACTGCATATTTACTTAGAAACAGCGGATACAAAATCGCTATAATTGAAGGAACAAATTTAGGTTATGGTGTTTCAGGATATACAACAGCAAAAATAACTGTGCAACATAATTTAATATACGATTACTTAATAAATAGCTTTAGTATAGATGAAGCTAGACAATATTTAAAAGCTAATGTTGAAGGATTAAATCTAATTAAAAATATAATTACAGAAAATAATATTCAGTGTGATTATAAAGAACAAACAGCTTATGTTTATACAACAAAGGAAAATGAACTTAAAATTTTAAAAGCAGAATTAGAAGCATATAAGTTACTTAATATAGATGGTTTTTATACAGAAGACGCACCTTTGCCTGTTAAACCATTGGGTGCCATAGGTATAAAAAACCAAGGACAATTTAATCCTTTAAAGTACTTATACAGTCTTTATAATATTTTATTGGATTATTGTGAGATTTACGAAAATATTAGAGCTATAAGCATCGAACCACACAGTGATTACCATGTTGTAAAAACAGAAGAAGGTAATATTTATGCTAACAAAATTGTCGTTACAACTCACTATCCTTTCGAGGACAATATGGGCTTGTTTTTTTTAAGACTTTATCAGGAAAAATCTTATGTCATTGCAGCAAAAACCGATTCAGCTTCCTTTGAAGGAATGTATATAAATCCTACTGATCCTATTTATTCTATGAAATATCATTATGATAACAATGATAATATTTTAATATTATCTGGTGCTAATCATAGAGCTGGTGCAAAAGACAACGAAGAAAATGCTTATAAGGAATTAGAAACTTTTTTAAAGAATAATTTCAAAAATCCACAAATTTTATCCAAATGGTCAACTCAAGACTGTATAACATATGACAAAATTCCCTATATAGGAAGATATTCAGACAACATTGAAAATATATATGTAGCAACAGGTTTTAAAAAGTGGGGTATGACTCACTCAGCAGCTGCAGCTTTAATACTTAGTAATAAAATATTGAATATAGATGATGATTACTCTGAAATATACAATCCATCAAGAATTACACCCTTGTTATCTTCTAAAGAGTTTCTTTCATCTAGTATGTATATTGCATCAGGCTTCCTTAAAAGAATTAAGCCAGTTCCGGAAAATTTATTTGAAATAGAAAAAGAAAAAGGAAAAATAATAAACTATAATGGAAGAAAAGTTGGCGTTTATAAAAATGAACGAGGTGAATTATTCTGTATAAACCCAGTTTGCAAACATATGAAATGCGGAGTATCCTTCAACGAAGCAGAAAAGACATGGGATTGTGAATGCCATGGTTCCAGATTTGATATAAGAGGAAATATATTAGAAGGTCCATCCGTTTACCCTTTGGATAAAATAAAAATTGAAAAAAATTAA
- a CDS encoding metallophosphoesterase: MKKTILLILVCIIIFFLVNPDIISQMAFKIKFGDDLILYVVSDLHYLSEKLYDNGEAFNKYVESGDKLLQYTEVFLNVFKEKVLENKPDFVVFAGDLTSNGSKVSHMDLSDKLSEIEDSGTKVYVIPGNHDLNNTRSIYFDKEEVHRSENISNEDFVDIYGQFGYNEAAFRDKESLSYLAKPNDKVWLLMLDSTKPYPYSGGRLEKSTLEWVKECSNLAKEEDVKMIAVMHHSLVDHSKIINFNYTIDNSKEVVELMHKSDIDIVLTGHIHLQDIKSNEYEGRTLYDISTSCISIYPHQFGQLSYSPWEGYEYKTMKLNMEEYAKTNNMKNESLEKFEVYSENFFKVNCCKNQKNCVEDIESLSEDEKAKVVETVSEMNKMYFAGYRNEALNKITETEGFKLLESIEDCPVKRYAMAILNDERADNNILIINFAE; the protein is encoded by the coding sequence TTGAAGAAAACTATTTTATTAATTCTAGTATGTATTATTATATTCTTTTTAGTCAATCCAGACATAATCTCACAAATGGCTTTTAAGATTAAGTTTGGAGATGATCTTATCTTATATGTTGTTTCAGACCTTCATTATTTATCAGAAAAATTATACGATAACGGAGAAGCTTTTAATAAATATGTTGAAAGTGGAGATAAACTTTTACAGTATACTGAAGTTTTCTTAAATGTATTCAAGGAAAAGGTTTTAGAGAATAAACCTGATTTTGTTGTGTTTGCAGGAGACCTAACAAGTAATGGTTCAAAAGTTAGTCATATGGATTTATCGGACAAACTTTCAGAAATTGAGGATTCTGGAACAAAAGTGTATGTAATCCCAGGGAATCATGATTTAAATAATACTAGGTCAATTTATTTCGACAAAGAAGAAGTACATAGGTCAGAAAATATAAGTAATGAAGACTTTGTAGATATTTATGGTCAATTTGGATATAATGAAGCTGCTTTTAGGGATAAAGAATCTTTAAGTTATTTGGCTAAACCTAATGATAAAGTTTGGCTTTTAATGCTAGATTCAACTAAGCCCTATCCTTATTCTGGAGGCAGATTAGAGAAATCTACTTTAGAATGGGTTAAAGAGTGCTCAAATTTAGCTAAAGAAGAAGATGTTAAAATGATAGCAGTAATGCATCATAGTTTAGTTGATCATAGTAAAATTATAAATTTTAATTATACAATAGACAATAGTAAAGAAGTAGTTGAACTAATGCATAAAAGTGATATAGATATAGTGCTAACTGGCCACATACATTTACAAGATATTAAATCTAATGAATATGAGGGCAGAACTCTATATGATATTTCTACTAGCTGTATTTCGATATATCCACATCAATTTGGGCAATTAAGTTATTCTCCATGGGAAGGTTATGAGTATAAAACTATGAAACTTAATATGGAGGAATATGCTAAAACAAATAATATGAAAAACGAATCTCTTGAAAAGTTTGAAGTATATTCGGAGAACTTTTTTAAAGTAAATTGTTGTAAAAATCAAAAAAACTGTGTAGAAGATATTGAAAGTTTAAGCGAAGATGAAAAAGCAAAAGTTGTTGAAACGGTATCTGAAATGAATAAAATGTATTTCGCTGGGTATAGAAATGAAGCGTTAAATAAAATTACAGAAACAGAGGGATTTAAATTACTTGAAAGCATTGAAGATTGTCCTGTAAAGAGATATGCAATGGCAATATTAAATGATGAAAGAGCTGATAATAATATACTTATTATCAACTTTGCTGAGTAA
- a CDS encoding ABC transporter ATP-binding protein: MKNSNIVLSVKNIRKEFIVKKHFLTGKVKDKVVAVKNVSFSIQEGKTLGIVGESGSGKSTTGEITGGLMKPTYGKVFYKNKNIYEITKKEFQEYRKNVQFIFQDPKGSMDPNYKISDIIAEPLLTLNICNNKREALKLVDEILSKVGLDDNIKNKYPSEISGGQCQRAAIARALVVNPSVIICDEPVSALDVSIQAQILNLLKKLQKEYNISYIFISHDIGVVNFMADKIMVMKDGNVVEMNEAKQVLLHPKQKYTKKLIDSAFIN; encoded by the coding sequence ATGAAAAATAGCAATATAGTGCTTTCTGTAAAAAATATAAGAAAAGAATTTATAGTTAAAAAACATTTTTTAACTGGAAAAGTTAAAGATAAGGTTGTAGCTGTTAAAAATGTAAGTTTTTCAATACAAGAAGGTAAAACTTTGGGGATAGTTGGAGAGTCCGGAAGCGGTAAGTCTACAACCGGTGAAATTACAGGTGGATTGATGAAACCTACTTATGGCAAGGTTTTTTATAAAAATAAAAATATATATGAAATAACTAAAAAGGAATTTCAAGAATATAGGAAAAATGTGCAATTTATTTTTCAAGACCCTAAAGGTTCAATGGATCCAAACTATAAAATTTCTGATATAATTGCTGAGCCTTTACTAACATTAAACATTTGCAATAATAAAAGGGAAGCTTTAAAGTTAGTTGATGAAATATTAAGTAAAGTAGGACTAGATGATAATATTAAAAATAAATATCCATCAGAAATTAGTGGAGGGCAATGTCAAAGAGCAGCTATAGCCAGAGCTTTAGTTGTTAATCCAAGTGTTATTATTTGTGATGAGCCTGTATCTGCACTTGACGTATCTATTCAAGCACAAATTCTTAATTTACTTAAAAAACTTCAAAAAGAATATAATATATCATATATTTTTATATCTCATGATATTGGTGTTGTAAATTTTATGGCTGATAAAATAATGGTAATGAAAGACGGTAATGTAGTTGAAATGAATGAAGCGAAACAAGTATTGCTTCACCCTAAACAAAAATATACTAAAAAATTAATAGACAGCGCTTTTATAAATTAA
- a CDS encoding YibE/F family protein, protein MHFIKSYKNTIIYIATILFSIVFIIAGYNINKTNFNDESYQKSYKAQVISIEDKKVETLDYGYESMSSTTIKFKAKISDDDIEESTIEAIQYIDENIAVNPKEIEPGDNILLSSLLSRTGEEEVWTFIEYDRSNILIWLLISFFVLLIIFGHKKGVNTIISLIFTCLAIFMVFVPSILKGNNIYLNSTIVSIFIIFMNLLIINGANKKTLCAIIGNLGGLFIAGLFALIISKFLHLTGLIDEESMFLLMINPDKPIDLIAILWSSIVIGSLGAVMDVSMSIASAMNELSENMINKNFKTMLKSGLNIGQDAIGTMTNTLILAYIGSSLSVVLLLVVNYKDILLLFNLEMIVFEVMQAIIGSMGILFAIPITSFFAAYVYNHNNKNFILSENELKK, encoded by the coding sequence ATGCATTTTATTAAATCATATAAAAACACAATTATCTATATAGCTACAATATTATTTTCTATAGTTTTCATTATAGCTGGTTATAACATTAATAAAACAAATTTCAACGACGAAAGTTATCAGAAATCGTATAAAGCTCAAGTTATTTCGATAGAAGATAAAAAGGTAGAAACTTTAGATTATGGTTATGAAAGTATGTCAAGTACTACTATTAAGTTTAAAGCGAAAATATCAGATGATGATATTGAAGAAAGTACAATTGAAGCTATTCAATACATTGATGAAAATATTGCAGTTAATCCGAAGGAAATCGAACCTGGAGATAATATTCTTTTATCTTCTTTATTATCTAGAACAGGAGAAGAAGAAGTTTGGACTTTTATTGAATATGACAGAAGTAATATTCTTATTTGGCTTTTAATTAGCTTTTTTGTTCTTCTTATTATATTTGGACACAAAAAAGGAGTTAATACTATAATTTCTCTTATTTTTACATGCCTAGCAATTTTTATGGTATTTGTTCCATCTATACTTAAAGGCAACAATATTTATTTAAATTCAACTATAGTAAGTATATTTATTATATTTATGAATTTACTTATTATAAATGGAGCAAATAAAAAAACATTATGCGCAATTATAGGGAATTTAGGTGGCCTTTTTATAGCTGGATTGTTTGCCTTAATAATAAGTAAGTTTCTACATTTAACAGGATTAATTGATGAAGAATCAATGTTTTTACTAATGATAAATCCGGACAAGCCTATTGACCTTATAGCAATTCTTTGGAGCAGTATTGTTATAGGATCCCTTGGAGCTGTAATGGATGTATCAATGTCGATTGCATCAGCTATGAATGAGTTATCAGAAAATATGATTAACAAAAACTTTAAAACTATGCTTAAATCCGGACTGAATATTGGTCAGGATGCCATTGGTACTATGACAAATACATTAATATTAGCTTATATAGGCAGTTCATTATCAGTTGTTTTGTTGTTAGTAGTTAACTACAAGGATATTTTATTACTATTTAATTTAGAAATGATTGTTTTTGAAGTAATGCAAGCTATTATTGGAAGCATGGGTATTTTATTTGCTATACCAATTACTTCTTTTTTCGCAGCATATGTTTATAACCATAATAATAAAAATTTTATTTTATCCGAAAACGAATTAAAAAAATAA
- a CDS encoding shikimate dehydrogenase has protein sequence MDSKFTTKRVTGQTELIGLIANPVRHSLSPTMHNESFKRLGLDYVYVAFEVDNDTLKNAVNGLKALKVRGFNVSMPNKIKIIQYLDELSDASKLTGSVNTVVNDNGTLTGHITDGIGFIKALSEEGIEVKGKKITILGSGGAGTAIMVQSALEGAKELSIFNRNIELKTNTKNIIKKLNNNTNCISTLYALEDKSKLREQIESSDILVNATGVGMKPQEDQSLITDSSILRKELVVFDCIYSPRETKLLAMAKKNGCKIINGLGMVLFQGAASFKLWTGQEMPINHIKKILF, from the coding sequence TTGGATAGCAAATTTACAACAAAAAGAGTTACTGGTCAAACCGAATTAATAGGATTAATCGCTAATCCAGTTAGACATAGTTTGTCTCCAACAATGCATAACGAATCATTTAAAAGATTAGGGTTAGATTATGTTTATGTTGCATTTGAAGTAGATAACGATACATTAAAAAATGCTGTTAATGGATTAAAAGCTTTAAAAGTCAGGGGATTTAATGTATCTATGCCAAATAAGATAAAAATAATTCAATATTTAGACGAATTATCTGATGCTTCTAAATTAACAGGGTCAGTGAATACTGTAGTTAATGATAACGGAACTTTAACTGGTCATATAACAGATGGAATTGGTTTTATTAAAGCATTATCTGAGGAAGGTATTGAAGTCAAGGGGAAAAAAATTACGATTTTAGGTTCAGGAGGAGCTGGAACTGCGATAATGGTCCAATCTGCTTTGGAAGGAGCAAAAGAATTATCTATTTTCAATCGTAATATCGAATTAAAAACAAATACTAAAAATATTATTAAAAAACTTAATAATAATACAAATTGTATTTCAACTTTATATGCACTTGAAGACAAAAGTAAGTTAAGAGAACAAATTGAATCAAGTGATATTTTGGTTAATGCAACAGGGGTTGGCATGAAACCACAAGAAGACCAATCTTTAATAACAGATTCATCAATATTAAGAAAAGAATTAGTGGTTTTTGATTGCATTTATTCACCTAGAGAAACAAAATTATTAGCTATGGCTAAGAAAAACGGATGCAAAATTATTAATGGGCTAGGGATGGTTTTATTCCAAGGAGCAGCTTCATTTAAATTATGGACTGGTCAAGAGATGCCTATAAATCACATCAAAAAAATATTATTCTAA
- the ileS gene encoding isoleucine--tRNA ligase has protein sequence MKLFKDISKVAYKDNEHEISQYWKKIDLLNQSVETRKEKQPFIFYEGPPTANGKPGIHHVIARTLKDSVCRYKTMEGYQVKRKAGWDTHGLPVEIEVEKQLGLKDKQDIENYGIAEFNKKCRESVFTYESQWRQMTERMAYLIDLDNPYITLDNNYIESVWWILDKFNKEGYMYEGHKILPYCPRCGTGLASHEVAQGYEEIKTATAYVKFKKKDADEYFIAWTTTPWTLLSNVTLAVHPDVEYVKVRTKDKEDVKGEVYYLAKALIDKVINEEYEVLEVMKGKDLEYLEYEQLMPFVEIPTGKKAFYVTCADYVTTEDGTGIVHTAPAFGEDDYNTGVRYGLPVVNPVDDTGRFRGTPWTEMFVMDADPAILKWLRQEGKLFKKETILHNYPHCWRCHTPLLYYARPSWYIQMTKLKDKLIENNNQVEWYPDFVGEKRFGNWLENLNDWAISRSRYWGTPLPLWRCTCGHIESIGSRKELAEKAIEEVDEKTIELHRPFVDDIHIVCPDCGKHMTRVKDVIDCWFDSGSMPFAQQHYPFENKENFDELFPADFICEGIDQTRGWFYSLIAISTFVKGQSPYKRVLVNDLILDKFGKKMSKSKGNTVDPFELFDKYGADALRWYLLYVSPAWSPTKFDEDGLKEVLSKFFGTIKNVYNFFTLYANTDSVNPKEFFVDYKDRPELDRWIISKYNNLVKYCRESMEIYDLTKTVRAIQEFVNEELSNWYIRRSRRRFWATELTEDKKAVYNTTYEILVGIAQLTAPFAPYLSEEIFRNLTGETSVHLSYYPEVNDNLIDENVEKRMDLVKELVKLGRASRENARIKVRQPISKIHIDGKYKELISDLVPLIMEELNVKEVIFEEDLNEFMDFSLKPNFKVAGPKLGSNVKAFAGVLAKADVLEIISKVQSGENYELEVNGEKIYLDEEIIDIRISAKEGYNVSTGNNLFTIIDTNLTQELLDEGYAREFISKVQQMRKNNGYEMMDRIKIFYDGSEEIDKAVNSYMTFIKSETLADSIEKVNDDTMEVQNLNGLDTKIKLEKSNN, from the coding sequence ATGAAGCTATTTAAAGATATATCAAAGGTAGCATATAAAGATAACGAGCATGAAATATCACAATATTGGAAAAAAATAGACTTGTTAAATCAGAGTGTAGAAACTAGAAAAGAAAAACAACCATTTATTTTTTATGAAGGACCACCTACTGCAAACGGTAAGCCAGGCATCCATCACGTAATAGCAAGAACATTAAAGGATTCTGTTTGTAGATACAAAACCATGGAAGGATATCAGGTTAAAAGAAAAGCAGGATGGGATACCCATGGATTACCTGTTGAAATTGAAGTTGAAAAACAGCTTGGATTAAAAGATAAACAAGATATCGAAAACTATGGTATAGCAGAGTTTAATAAAAAATGCAGAGAGTCTGTATTCACTTATGAAAGTCAATGGCGTCAAATGACAGAACGAATGGCATATTTGATTGACCTTGACAATCCATATATAACACTTGATAACAATTATATTGAATCAGTATGGTGGATATTAGATAAATTTAACAAAGAAGGGTATATGTACGAAGGACATAAAATACTCCCATATTGTCCAAGATGTGGAACAGGTCTTGCTTCTCACGAAGTTGCTCAAGGTTATGAAGAAATAAAAACTGCTACGGCTTATGTTAAATTTAAGAAAAAAGATGCAGATGAGTATTTCATTGCATGGACAACAACTCCTTGGACTTTATTATCAAATGTTACATTAGCTGTGCATCCAGATGTTGAATATGTAAAAGTAAGAACAAAAGATAAGGAAGATGTAAAAGGAGAAGTATATTACTTAGCAAAAGCTTTAATAGATAAAGTAATAAATGAAGAATACGAAGTTCTTGAAGTGATGAAAGGCAAGGACTTAGAATATCTGGAATACGAACAACTTATGCCTTTTGTCGAAATTCCTACAGGCAAAAAAGCATTTTATGTAACATGTGCTGACTATGTTACAACTGAAGATGGTACCGGTATAGTTCATACTGCACCTGCTTTCGGTGAAGATGACTACAATACTGGTGTGAGATATGGACTGCCTGTTGTTAACCCTGTAGATGATACAGGTAGATTCAGAGGAACACCTTGGACAGAAATGTTTGTAATGGATGCAGATCCAGCAATATTAAAATGGCTTAGACAAGAAGGAAAATTATTTAAAAAAGAAACAATTCTCCATAATTATCCTCATTGCTGGAGATGTCATACTCCTTTATTATATTATGCTAGACCGAGCTGGTATATTCAAATGACAAAATTAAAGGATAAACTTATAGAAAATAATAATCAAGTTGAATGGTATCCTGATTTTGTTGGTGAAAAAAGATTTGGCAATTGGCTTGAAAACTTAAATGATTGGGCAATTTCTAGAAGTCGTTATTGGGGAACTCCATTACCATTGTGGAGATGTACATGTGGTCATATTGAAAGTATTGGTTCAAGAAAAGAATTAGCAGAAAAAGCTATAGAAGAAGTAGACGAAAAAACAATTGAACTTCATAGACCGTTTGTTGATGACATTCATATAGTTTGTCCTGATTGTGGTAAGCATATGACAAGGGTTAAGGATGTAATAGATTGTTGGTTTGATAGTGGTTCAATGCCATTTGCACAACAACATTATCCTTTTGAAAATAAAGAAAATTTTGATGAACTTTTTCCAGCTGATTTTATATGTGAAGGTATAGATCAAACGAGAGGATGGTTCTATTCATTAATTGCTATATCAACCTTTGTTAAAGGTCAATCACCATATAAGAGGGTTCTTGTAAATGACTTGATTCTCGATAAGTTTGGCAAGAAAATGTCTAAATCTAAAGGTAATACTGTTGATCCATTTGAATTGTTTGATAAATACGGAGCAGATGCATTAAGATGGTATTTGTTATATGTATCACCTGCATGGTCTCCTACTAAGTTTGATGAAGATGGATTAAAGGAAGTATTAAGTAAGTTCTTTGGTACTATTAAAAATGTGTATAATTTCTTTACATTGTATGCTAATACTGACTCAGTTAATCCTAAAGAATTCTTTGTAGATTATAAAGATAGACCTGAACTAGATAGATGGATTATTTCGAAGTATAATAATTTGGTTAAATATTGTAGAGAAAGTATGGAAATATATGATTTAACTAAAACAGTTAGAGCTATACAAGAGTTTGTTAATGAAGAATTGTCTAACTGGTATATTAGACGTTCAAGAAGAAGATTCTGGGCAACAGAGTTAACAGAGGATAAAAAGGCAGTGTATAATACAACATATGAAATATTAGTTGGTATTGCACAATTAACTGCACCATTTGCTCCATATTTATCAGAAGAAATATTTAGAAATCTTACTGGTGAAACTTCAGTGCATTTAAGCTATTATCCAGAAGTAAATGATAACTTAATAGATGAAAATGTTGAAAAAAGAATGGATTTAGTAAAAGAACTTGTTAAGTTAGGAAGAGCTTCTAGAGAAAATGCAAGAATAAAGGTTAGGCAGCCAATTAGTAAAATCCATATAGATGGTAAATATAAAGAACTTATTTCTGATTTAGTACCTCTTATAATGGAGGAATTAAATGTTAAAGAAGTAATTTTTGAAGAAGATTTAAATGAATTTATGGATTTTTCATTAAAACCTAATTTTAAAGTAGCTGGACCTAAACTTGGTAGCAATGTAAAAGCCTTTGCTGGTGTATTAGCTAAAGCAGATGTTTTAGAAATAATATCTAAAGTTCAGTCAGGAGAAAATTATGAACTAGAAGTAAATGGTGAAAAAATATATCTTGATGAAGAAATAATAGATATTCGTATATCTGCAAAAGAAGGATACAATGTATCAACTGGTAACAATTTATTTACTATAATTGACACAAACCTCACTCAAGAACTATTAGATGAAGGATATGCTAGGGAATTTATATCTAAAGTTCAACAGATGAGAAAAAATAACGGTTATGAAATGATGGATAGAATCAAAATATTCTATGATGGCTCAGAAGAAATAGATAAAGCTGTTAATAGTTATATGACATTCATTAAAAGCGAAACATTGGCTGATTCAATAGAAAAAGTTAATGATGACACAATGGAAGTTCAAAATTTAAATGGCTTGGATACAAAAATAAAATTAGAAAAATCAAATAATTAA
- the aroD gene encoding type I 3-dehydroquinate dehydratase: MKKVQVKNLVFNEGPPKICVPLIGRTDKQISDEIKHLNNICFDLIEFRVDFYDKVDNFSMVVDMLKKIRFSVNKPILFTYRTKKEGGAHEMSEENYSILNSIAIESGFIDIIDIEFFSTKEVINKLISLAKQHNVKVIMSNHDFNKTPSKDELVNRLVKMQQYDADITKIAVMPTSEDDVLTLLSATLEMKNIKSDRPFITISMGPLGVISRLTGELFGSCMTFASAKDVSAPGQLNVEDVNKILNLLHKVF, from the coding sequence ATGAAAAAAGTCCAAGTGAAAAATTTGGTTTTTAATGAAGGACCACCTAAAATATGCGTTCCATTAATTGGGAGAACAGATAAGCAAATTTCAGATGAAATTAAACACTTAAACAATATATGCTTTGACTTAATTGAATTCAGAGTAGATTTCTATGATAAGGTAGATAATTTTTCAATGGTAGTAGATATGCTTAAAAAAATCAGATTTTCTGTTAACAAGCCCATTCTCTTTACTTATAGAACAAAGAAAGAAGGGGGAGCACATGAAATGTCAGAAGAAAATTATTCTATCTTAAATTCTATTGCTATAGAAAGTGGATTTATTGATATAATAGACATAGAATTTTTCAGTACAAAGGAAGTAATTAATAAACTAATATCTTTAGCAAAGCAACATAATGTTAAAGTAATAATGTCAAATCATGACTTTAACAAAACTCCTTCCAAAGATGAATTAGTTAACAGATTAGTAAAAATGCAACAGTATGATGCTGATATAACTAAAATAGCAGTTATGCCCACGTCCGAAGATGATGTATTAACACTGCTAAGCGCAACTTTAGAAATGAAAAATATAAAAAGTGACCGTCCATTTATTACTATATCTATGGGCCCACTAGGAGTAATATCCAGATTAACTGGAGAATTATTTGGTTCTTGTATGACATTTGCTTCAGCAAAAGATGTTTCAGCACCAGGTCAATTAAATGTAGAGGATGTCAATAAAATATTAAATCTACTTCATAAAGTCTTTTAA
- a CDS encoding tRNA1(Val) (adenine(37)-N6)-methyltransferase, producing the protein MRTAPHNIKNKELSMEITLKENEKIEDLQCNNLKIIQNKKWFCFGMDAVLLTNYCDVRKNSHIVDLGTGTGIIPILLSGKKEYSKAYGIEIQDEVAEMAKRSVLLNNLQEKIEILNLDLNKVTEFLEPYSFDAVISNPPYKLNNSGIVNPSDKKAISRHEITCTLEDVISTAAKLLKQYGKFYMVHRPDRLADIMCLLRKYKLEPKQIRFVHSKSGKKPNMILIRASKYGNPELKFDPPLYIYNDDGTYTKDIYKIYGMNNS; encoded by the coding sequence ATGCGTACCGCACCACATAATATTAAAAATAAGGAATTATCTATGGAAATAACATTAAAAGAAAATGAAAAAATTGAAGATTTACAATGTAACAATTTAAAAATTATTCAAAATAAAAAATGGTTTTGTTTTGGAATGGATGCAGTCCTCTTAACCAATTATTGTGATGTACGTAAAAATTCTCATATTGTTGATTTAGGCACAGGAACAGGGATAATACCTATTTTATTAAGTGGAAAAAAGGAATATTCGAAGGCTTATGGAATAGAAATTCAAGATGAAGTTGCAGAAATGGCTAAGAGAAGTGTATTATTGAATAACCTACAGGAAAAAATAGAAATTTTAAATTTGGATTTAAATAAAGTTACTGAATTTTTAGAACCATATTCCTTCGATGCGGTAATATCAAACCCTCCATATAAATTGAATAATAGCGGAATTGTTAATCCTAGTGACAAAAAAGCTATATCTAGGCATGAAATTACATGTACATTAGAAGATGTAATAAGTACTGCAGCTAAATTACTAAAACAATATGGAAAGTTCTATATGGTTCATAGACCTGATAGGTTAGCAGATATAATGTGCCTTTTGCGAAAATATAAATTAGAACCAAAGCAAATAAGATTTGTTCATTCAAAATCAGGAAAAAAGCCTAATATGATATTGATACGCGCATCTAAATATGGCAATCCTGAATTGAAATTTGACCCGCCATTGTATATCTATAATGATGATGGAACTTATACAAAAGATATTTATAAAATATATGGAATGAATAATAGTTAA